The Dreissena polymorpha isolate Duluth1 chromosome 9, UMN_Dpol_1.0, whole genome shotgun sequence genome contains the following window.
ACTGACATCCTCTTGTGTATAtccattaattaaattattacatGTTATAGTCGTCCGCATGCGGTTTTGTGTTGCACAATGGCCTTAATCGTTACGTTACTGAACAGTATCAAACGTAACAAAACCTTGCACTACATCATTTCGACGCAGCGAAAGATACACAGAAGTGTTGTACGCTTCATCTTGATATTTGTTTGGATAAAAATTTATCATATGAAATTAAAAGAACGTGTTTAAAACACAAATTGTGCAtttttatttagttgtttttcaaaataatttattatgcatCACGCAAATTGACGAATTTGTAACTAAAGGTTCAACGATTGAAATAGCAAATGTTACACTTTAAACAGTAAAGAGTTACGTATTAATAAAGCATtgataaacatatataattattatagtgTTAAACGAAAAACACCTGAGGACAAGAATGCCTTGCATTAGTGTGGATTTGTCTACTGTGAACTAAATTCTTGTTACTTTGTATAAACACAATTAGAAGCCTATTGAATCGATATACacacaattattaatataaacCAAGTACTACATCATAGCGACGCAGCGACCGATATACAGGTATGCTCTTCTTGATCGATATAAGCAAGTAAACAGATCGCCGTATACAGTTGTCTGTTTCAAAATTGAGATAAACTCCGTATActtgtattaaatatgaaaagTAATGTTTTAAAGTAATGGATAAAATATTATGTGATCAAGACGTATACtttgtgtttaaatacattttatgtattgattttattAGTTGGTTATTTTTACAGATATCAAGATGAAGCTTACAATCTATCTGGCAGTATTTTTCTTGTTGAAAATGGACGCAGCCTTCCAAGGTAAATGGCACGTTTCGTTTGTTTATCATAAAAACATCACTCACTAATATGTTTGCAAATTAAAAAGAAGTCCACATTggaattaattaatatttaacaattaGTTATAAAGATTACCTTTATttatagtattattttatttatttgacgaGAAGCAAATGGAAGACAAATTCCAAGCGGCGGCGGCGATGGTGAAAGCGGAGGTTGTTCTGGTAACGGCGGTCGTGGCGGCCGCGGTGGTCGGGGCGGCGGTGCTGGTTTAGACGGCGAGCCCGGTAAAAGTGGCAGTTCTGTTGGTGGCGGTTGTGATGGTCGTGGCGGCAGTGGCGGTCGAGGTGGTCGAGGTGGTCGAGGCGGCGGCGATGGTTTAGACGGCGAGCCCGGCGGAAGTGGAAGTATTTTCGACGGCGGCCATGGTGGTCGTGGCAGCAGTGGTGGCCGTGGTGGTCGAGGCGGCGGTGATGGTTTAGACGGCGAGCCCGGTGGAAGTGGAAGTGTTTCTGGTGGTGGCAATGGTGGTCGTGGCGGCCGTGGCGGCCGTGGCGGTGGCGGCCGTGGTGGTGACAGCGGCAGTGGCGGCCGTGGCGGCCGTGGCGGTGGCGGCCGTGGCGGTGGCGGCCGTGGCGGCCGTGGTGGTGACAGCGGCAgtggcggcggtggcggcggtggtggtgggggAGGCTGTTGAGGGCAGTAGTAGAATAAAGGCTTAAATGATTAGCGGATACGCATAGCTGATGGGGCGAATACAAAAATACATGCCAATTTTAACTAGCAAACATCGCGGAATGTTCTATTGCAAtgtgtatatgtgtgtaataAGGCTGAAATGTGTATAATGatgttattaaaattttacacgtcagttgtgttattttatttatttgcttaGTTTAATTCAACAGTGTATACCCTATGTCGGAATAATTCTTGCATTTCCGGTTTTTTTCCCATAACCTTGCAAAGAAAGATATTGTTCATAACACTTTGTTAtggtttttataaaaaacaaagtgTAATACAATGTCAAGATCACAATTCCCATTAGCTCTAAAACAatggtatatgtatatatatatatatatgcgaagCAGAAAACATGATATTGTGATATGTAACATCAATTGGAAACATCTCTTtgctataatatatataatatataatataatatatatataatatatataatatatatatatatatatatatatatatatatatatatatatatatatatatatatatatatatatatatatatatataaatttgtcaGTTTCAACTTTTTGTCGACATTATGTACAGTTTTTACACTCTTAGATACTTAGCAGTTATAATATAAAAGTGCGTGTTGCGCAATTGGAAATCAAAACAAGTCCGGCGACCTATGTTTTAATTTCATGTGTCATGtagtttttgtatgttttattaacataCACACTTTCAAAAATATCTATTATTGCGGAAAAATCCCCGAAACTGCCGCATCACCCCTTATAATACATTATTGTAAATTCTACTGTTACTCCTATTTGACTTTTTCCGCTGCTACTGTTGCTGTTGCCACATCTatttcttctacttctactatacaacaacaacaacaacaacaacagctactactactactactacttctactactactactactactacgacgactacgactacgacgacgacggctacgacgacgactacgacgactactacgactacgacgacgacgactacgacgacgactactacacgactactacgacgactactactacgactacgactacgactacgacgactactactactactacgactactactacgacgactacgacgacgacgacgacgactacgacgactacgactacgacgacgacgacgacgactacgacgactacgacgactacgacgacgacgacgacgacgacgactactacgactactacgacacgacgactacggcgactacgactacgacgacgactacgacgacgacgactacgacgactactacgacgacgacgacgacgacgacgactacgacgactacgactacaacGACGACTACTaatacgacaactactactaatacgacgacgacgacgcgactacgacgacgacgactacgactacgacgacgactacggcggtacgactacgacgacgacgacgacgacgacgacgactactacgacgacgacgacgactacgataCTACGACTACggcgaggacgacgacgacgacgaggactaactacgacgactacggctacgactacgacgacgacgacgactactaggactacgactactacgactacggctactactacgactactactacgacgacgactagacgacgacgactacgcgacgacgacgacgaggacgacgacgacgacgacgaggacgacgacgacgacgacggcgacgacgacgacgacgactactacgacgacgacgacgactacgacgacgacgacgacgacgacgacgacgacgacgacgacgacgacgacgacgacgacgacgacgacgacgacgactacgacgacgacgacggcgactacgacgacgacgacgactacgacgacgacgacgacgacgacgacgacgacgacgacggcgacgacgactacgacgacggcgaAGACGACTACACGACCACGACtacacgacgacgactacgacgacgacgacgactacgactactacgacgacgacgacgacgacgacgactacacgactactacgacgacgactacgacgacgacgacgacgacgacgacgacgacgacgactacgacgacgacgacgacgactacgacgacttcgacgacgactactactacttacgacgactacgactactacgacgactacgacgacgacggctacgactactacgacgacgactacgactactactacgactactactacgacgactactactacgactactacgactactactactactactactactactactactactactactactactactactctactactctactactactactactactatactactactactactactactactactaactactactactactactactactactactactactactactactactactactacggactactgctacttctactactactactactacttctactactactactactacttctactactacttcaacttcttctactactactactactactacgttgAAGGTCTCGAATTCAAGTTCAGAGCAATTATTAAATATGATTTAACTGGGAAAACGTGAaagaacaatatacatttatCGATCGATGGGTTGATATTATCTTCAACGTGTTTGTGAGCAATAAGACGATAGCAGACTGTTTGATCGTGTTTTTAAACAACAGTTCGTACCACACGTGAAATTATTGtgttatggccctattccactgcgaaaacaagcccacgatttgCTACGATTTCTTACATTTATTgcatcgggaagactcgtgacagtctgcgattcagttacgacagtggtacgattgagttacgacgaatcgtggggttcggttgaagtcttgcgaatagggtcgcgacttcacaacgatgtgtaagaatctactgcgactatactacgaacgatgcagatcggtcacgactaagctaggacctcaccgaacgcacccatgaattcggcgccaatatctactgatattgattctaacacggcacgcgacttgttttctttagacaaagaaggaaataaaggtTGGGTCATTCTGcaacaaattatgggcggagcttaatg
Protein-coding sequences here:
- the LOC127846641 gene encoding uncharacterized PE-PGRS family protein PE_PGRS20-like isoform X1; the encoded protein is MKNIKMKLTIYLAVFFLLKMDAAFQANGRQIPSGGGDGESGGCSGNGGRGGRGGRGGGAGLDGEPGKSGSSVGGGCDGRGGSGGRGGRGGRGGGDGLDGEPGGSGSIFDGGHGGRGSSGGRGGRGGGDGLDGEPGGSGSVSGGGNGGRGGRGGRGGGGRGGDSGSGGRGGRGGGGRGGGGRGGRGGDSGSGGGGGGGGGGGC
- the LOC127846641 gene encoding uncharacterized PE-PGRS family protein PE_PGRS20-like isoform X2, with product MKLTIYLAVFFLLKMDAAFQEANGRQIPSGGGDGESGGCSGNGGRGGRGGRGGGAGLDGEPGKSGSSVGGGCDGRGGSGGRGGRGGRGGGDGLDGEPGGSGSIFDGGHGGRGSSGGRGGRGGGDGLDGEPGGSGSVSGGGNGGRGGRGGRGGGGRGGDSGSGGRGGRGGGGRGGGGRGGRGGDSGSGGGGGGGGGGGC
- the LOC127846641 gene encoding uncharacterized PE-PGRS family protein PE_PGRS20-like isoform X3, whose protein sequence is MKLTIYLAVFFLLKMDAAFQANGRQIPSGGGDGESGGCSGNGGRGGRGGRGGGAGLDGEPGKSGSSVGGGCDGRGGSGGRGGRGGRGGGDGLDGEPGGSGSIFDGGHGGRGSSGGRGGRGGGDGLDGEPGGSGSVSGGGNGGRGGRGGRGGGGRGGDSGSGGRGGRGGGGRGGGGRGGRGGDSGSGGGGGGGGGGGC